Proteins encoded in a region of the Verrucomicrobiia bacterium genome:
- the radC gene encoding DNA repair protein RadC, which produces MHEGLRIRDMPDSERPRERLAQCGADALRNSELIAILLRTGLKGVSAIQVAEQLLHKFNTLDNLSRAAIEDLRQIKGIGRDKAIALKSAFTLARRMAAEIRQESPTLDNPERIADLLREENRSYTVENFQVILLNTRRRLIRVERISQGTLDTILVHAREVFKPAIAANASAIVLAHNHPSGDPTPSEADVKVTRDLIRAGQLLKIEVLDHVILGRATQDRPKDYVSLRELGYFY; this is translated from the coding sequence ATGCATGAGGGGCTTCGAATCAGGGACATGCCAGACAGTGAACGGCCACGCGAACGGCTCGCACAATGCGGCGCTGACGCTCTCCGAAATTCTGAACTGATCGCCATTTTGCTTCGCACAGGACTGAAGGGCGTTTCAGCCATCCAGGTTGCGGAGCAGTTGCTGCACAAGTTCAACACGCTCGACAACCTCTCGCGCGCCGCCATCGAAGACCTGCGCCAGATCAAGGGCATCGGCCGCGACAAGGCGATCGCACTGAAGAGCGCGTTCACGCTGGCACGGAGAATGGCAGCGGAAATCCGCCAGGAATCTCCAACGCTGGATAATCCCGAACGCATCGCGGACCTCCTGCGCGAAGAGAATCGATCCTACACGGTGGAAAATTTCCAGGTCATTCTGCTGAACACGCGGCGTCGATTGATCCGCGTGGAACGCATTTCGCAGGGCACACTCGATACAATCCTTGTGCATGCGCGCGAAGTTTTCAAACCCGCCATTGCTGCAAACGCGTCCGCAATAGTTCTCGCGCACAATCATCCGAGCGGCGATCCAACACCATCCGAAGCAGACGTGAAGGTCACGCGAGATTTGATCCGCGCCGGCCAGTTGCTCAAGATTGAAGTGCTCGATCATGTGATTCTGGGGCGCGCCACGCAGGATCGGCCGAAGGATTACGTCAGCCTGCGGGAATTGGGGTATTTTTACTGA
- the hflX gene encoding GTPase HflX, whose amino-acid sequence MKALIDTRNTKTERVFLIGIELKSRKSWEHRESLEELSELAATAGGEVIGEGVQKLENPNATTFIGKGKAEEFAAFCRTHQVDTVVFDDELSPAQSRNLEKVFNCKVLDRTALILDIFAQRARTREGKLQIELAQLQHLLPRLTRFWGHLSRQKGGIGMRGGEGESQLEADRRKVQERIDRLERDLGVVRNQRNIQRSARQRNNWPLASIVGYTNAGKSTLLNRLTGAAVLAENKLFATLDPTTRRLRLPTNQNVLLTDTVGFIRKLPHGLVEAFKATLEEVVEADLLLHVVDVSHPQADEQIRAVESVLQEIGADGKPVLMVFNKIDALNGSGEKLHAFMERYPNGVPISAASGENMTALLAELGSQLRPIREFVELAVPHDRSDVIARLHEVAQVVERHYEGDSARFKARIPPNCHREFERFLVRELQTA is encoded by the coding sequence TTGAAAGCTTTAATTGATACAAGGAACACGAAGACCGAGCGCGTCTTCCTCATCGGCATTGAACTCAAGTCCCGGAAAAGCTGGGAGCACCGGGAATCGCTGGAGGAACTTTCCGAGCTTGCGGCCACCGCTGGAGGCGAAGTGATCGGGGAAGGGGTTCAAAAGCTGGAGAATCCGAACGCCACGACATTCATCGGCAAGGGGAAAGCAGAGGAGTTTGCCGCCTTCTGCCGGACGCATCAGGTAGACACGGTTGTTTTCGACGACGAACTTTCCCCGGCGCAAAGCCGAAACCTCGAGAAGGTTTTCAATTGCAAGGTCCTGGATCGCACAGCGCTGATTCTCGACATCTTTGCGCAACGCGCCCGCACGCGTGAAGGCAAGCTCCAGATTGAGCTCGCGCAATTGCAACACCTGCTGCCGAGGCTCACCCGCTTCTGGGGCCACTTGTCGCGGCAAAAAGGCGGCATCGGCATGCGTGGCGGTGAAGGTGAATCGCAGTTGGAAGCGGATCGCCGCAAGGTGCAGGAACGCATCGATCGCCTCGAGCGCGATCTTGGCGTCGTTCGAAACCAGCGCAACATCCAGCGCTCGGCGCGGCAGCGGAACAACTGGCCGCTCGCTTCGATCGTCGGTTATACGAACGCGGGCAAATCCACGTTGCTCAACCGGCTGACGGGCGCGGCAGTTCTCGCTGAAAATAAATTGTTCGCAACGCTGGATCCCACGACGCGGAGACTTCGACTTCCGACGAACCAGAATGTCCTGCTCACCGATACCGTCGGTTTCATTCGCAAGCTGCCGCACGGGCTGGTCGAAGCTTTCAAGGCGACGCTCGAGGAAGTCGTTGAAGCCGACCTGCTGTTGCATGTTGTAGATGTCAGTCATCCGCAAGCCGATGAACAGATCAGGGCTGTCGAATCCGTGCTGCAGGAGATCGGAGCTGATGGCAAACCGGTCCTGATGGTTTTCAACAAGATCGATGCGCTGAACGGAAGTGGGGAGAAGTTGCACGCGTTCATGGAGCGATACCCGAATGGCGTGCCGATTTCCGCAGCGAGCGGCGAAAACATGACGGCGCTTTTGGCGGAGCTGGGATCGCAGCTGCGTCCGATCCGGGAGTTTGTGGAACTGGCGGTGCCGCACGATCGGTCGGATGTAATTGCGCGGCTGCATGAAGTTGCGCAGGTGGTGGAACGGCATTACGAAGGTGACTCTGCGCGATTCAAGGCGCGCATCCCGCCGAATTGCCATCGCGAGTTCGAACGCTTCCTGGTGCGCGAGTTGCAGACGGCTTGA
- a CDS encoding Lrp/AsnC family transcriptional regulator gives MNPVIKLLLEGGSLSTAQMAQVLKLSEADVNRELEQLKKDRILLGWRPVLNVSNEAAGTVRAVIEVRITPERGGGFNRLAERISRFDEVESCYLMSGGYDLLVFVNGATLQRVAAFVSEKLSSIEGVLSTATHFMLRSYKEQGFLLDVKTEENERLKVAP, from the coding sequence ATGAATCCGGTGATCAAACTATTGCTCGAGGGTGGCAGCCTCAGCACCGCGCAAATGGCGCAGGTGCTCAAGCTGTCCGAAGCCGACGTGAATCGCGAATTGGAGCAACTTAAAAAGGATCGTATCCTCCTGGGCTGGCGCCCTGTGCTCAACGTCAGCAACGAGGCCGCCGGAACAGTCCGCGCCGTCATCGAGGTCCGGATCACGCCCGAGCGGGGCGGCGGATTCAACCGCCTCGCCGAACGCATCAGCCGCTTCGATGAGGTTGAATCCTGCTATCTCATGTCAGGCGGCTACGATCTCCTGGTGTTCGTCAATGGCGCCACGCTCCAGCGCGTCGCAGCGTTTGTTTCCGAAAAACTTTCGTCGATCGAAGGCGTCCTTTCAACGGCCACGCATTTCATGCTGCGCTCCTACAAGGAACAGGGATTTCTCCTGGATGTTAAGACTGAGGAGAACGAGCGCCTGAAGGTCGCGCCCTGA
- a CDS encoding aminotransferase class I/II-fold pyridoxal phosphate-dependent enzyme yields MDTTRFIAKHVIDLPRSGIRDFFEVVAKMQDVISLGIGEPDFDTPWHIREAAIYALEKGRTHYTSNLGLIELRREISRYVGQRFAVSYNPENEILVTVGVSEAIDIATRALINPGDKVMFHQPCYVSYHPSITLAHGTAAPVPTFAKDNFALTAEALRAAWQPGCKLLMLNLPCNPTGGTCNRQQLEAIAKFAIEKDLLVLSDEIYSELTFEGEHVSIASLPGMKERTIFLHGFSKAFAMTGWRIGYGCGPAPLIEAMMKVHQYSMMCASIISQEGAVEALRHGEEPMKAMREQYHRRRDFIVRRLNETGLKCHMPRGSFYAFPDISVTGMSEKEFAVGLLQAERVAMVPGSAFGENGAGFCRACFATSYEQLIEAGDRIERYVQSIKR; encoded by the coding sequence ATGGACACCACGCGTTTCATTGCCAAGCATGTCATTGACCTGCCCAGATCGGGCATTCGCGACTTCTTCGAGGTCGTTGCGAAGATGCAGGACGTCATTTCACTCGGCATCGGCGAACCGGATTTCGACACGCCCTGGCACATTCGCGAGGCTGCGATCTACGCCCTCGAAAAGGGCCGCACGCATTACACTTCGAATCTGGGCCTGATTGAATTGCGCCGGGAAATATCCCGCTACGTCGGCCAGCGGTTCGCGGTGAGCTACAATCCTGAGAACGAGATTCTCGTTACCGTTGGGGTTTCCGAAGCGATCGATATTGCGACCCGGGCGCTGATCAACCCCGGGGACAAGGTGATGTTTCATCAGCCGTGCTATGTGAGCTATCACCCGAGCATCACGCTTGCCCACGGGACTGCGGCGCCCGTTCCGACGTTCGCGAAGGACAACTTTGCCCTGACAGCCGAAGCATTGCGCGCGGCGTGGCAACCGGGATGCAAACTGTTGATGCTGAACCTGCCCTGCAATCCAACGGGCGGCACGTGCAATCGGCAGCAACTGGAAGCGATCGCGAAGTTTGCGATTGAGAAGGACCTGCTCGTCTTGAGCGATGAGATTTATTCCGAGCTGACCTTCGAGGGCGAACACGTCAGCATTGCGAGCCTTCCAGGGATGAAGGAACGGACAATATTCCTGCATGGCTTCTCGAAGGCGTTTGCTATGACAGGCTGGCGCATCGGGTACGGATGCGGCCCCGCGCCCCTCATCGAAGCGATGATGAAGGTGCATCAATATTCGATGATGTGCGCTTCCATCATCAGCCAGGAAGGCGCAGTGGAGGCCTTGCGGCACGGCGAAGAGCCGATGAAAGCCATGCGCGAGCAGTATCACCGTCGCCGCGATTTCATCGTGCGCAGGCTGAATGAAACCGGCCTGAAGTGCCACATGCCACGTGGTTCCTTTTACGCGTTCCCCGATATCAGCGTCACAGGAATGTCGGAGAAGGAATTTGCCGTGGGCCTGCTGCAGGCGGAACGCGTTGCGATGGTGCCGGGATCGGCTTTTGGAGAAAATGGCGCGGGCTTTTGTCGCGCCTGCTTCGCGACGAGCTACGAGCAACTCATCGAGGCGGGCGATCGCATCGAACGCTACGTGCAATCGATCAAGCGCTAA
- the miaA gene encoding tRNA (adenosine(37)-N6)-dimethylallyltransferase MiaA, giving the protein MATPAQAPPAAVYIAGPTAVGKSEIAILLAERINGEIISVDSMQVYRGLDIGTAKPSLAEQQRVRHHLIDVVGLEESFDAAQFVRLARAAEAGIRARGRVPIFCGGTGLYIQAFLGGLGEAPPADPELRAQLEAAEPETLLAELKERDPITHEQIDRKNLRRVVRALEVIRLTGKPFSSQRAAWDASASSVPNFFGIARLPADLRDRINRRVDRMFDLGLVEETRGLIERGLTTNPTPMQAIGYRQVVEYLQGDRSLADTIELVKVKTRQFAKRQMTWFRKAPGVQWIELDATTNFAGVVETLANRRSRLSA; this is encoded by the coding sequence ATGGCAACGCCTGCACAGGCTCCACCCGCCGCGGTTTACATCGCTGGGCCGACTGCGGTCGGGAAATCCGAGATTGCCATCCTCCTCGCTGAACGCATTAACGGCGAAATCATTTCGGTCGACTCAATGCAGGTGTATCGCGGATTGGACATAGGAACCGCCAAGCCTTCGCTCGCCGAGCAACAACGCGTGCGACATCACCTGATCGATGTTGTCGGTCTGGAGGAATCATTCGACGCGGCGCAATTCGTGAGGCTCGCGCGCGCGGCTGAGGCCGGCATTCGAGCGCGGGGTCGCGTGCCGATCTTCTGCGGCGGCACGGGGTTGTATATCCAGGCGTTTCTTGGCGGGCTGGGTGAAGCTCCGCCGGCCGATCCTGAGTTGCGCGCGCAGCTCGAAGCTGCGGAACCGGAAACGTTGCTCGCCGAGTTAAAGGAGCGCGATCCGATTACCCACGAGCAAATCGACCGCAAGAATCTGCGCCGTGTTGTGCGGGCGCTCGAAGTCATACGCCTGACCGGCAAGCCGTTTTCATCCCAGCGCGCGGCGTGGGACGCCTCCGCGTCGTCCGTGCCGAACTTTTTCGGCATTGCGCGCTTGCCAGCTGACCTGAGGGATCGCATCAACCGGCGTGTGGATCGGATGTTCGACCTGGGGTTGGTGGAGGAGACGCGCGGGTTGATTGAACGTGGTTTGACCACGAATCCAACACCCATGCAGGCGATCGGATACCGGCAGGTGGTTGAATACCTGCAGGGTGACCGGTCCTTGGCCGATACGATCGAACTTGTGAAGGTCAAAACCCGGCAGTTTGCGAAACGTCAGATGACGTGGTTTCGCAAAGCCCCCGGAGTCCAGTGGATCGAACTGGATGCGACGACCAATTTCGCTGGCGTTGTGGAAACCTTGGCGAACCGGCGAAGTCGTCTTAGCGCTTGA
- the lgt gene encoding prolipoprotein diacylglyceryl transferase, with the protein MDPVAFQIGSFSVHWYGVMMAIAFLLGLWTASRRGIRDGLNPERVLDIGPWIIIGTIVGARTLHVVSYWKEKFADEPVWEIFMVHHGGLVFYGGLIGASLACILYVRFRKLPLWKMADALAPSIALGYIFGRIGCFLNGCCYGKVCTLPWAARYPAGHETHPLNGVAAAVHPSQLYDSLLSLGLYLGLAWLYRRKRFDGQVFAAYLIGYSITRSIVEAFRGDYTEAHLYGPLTPAHLISIGILLAGIALFVVLRRPAIPKSS; encoded by the coding sequence GTGGATCCAGTTGCATTCCAGATCGGGTCGTTTTCTGTTCATTGGTACGGCGTGATGATGGCCATCGCGTTCCTCCTGGGCCTGTGGACTGCCAGCCGCCGAGGGATTCGCGACGGCTTGAATCCCGAACGTGTGCTGGATATCGGCCCCTGGATTATCATCGGCACGATCGTCGGCGCCCGCACGTTGCATGTCGTCAGCTATTGGAAGGAGAAGTTTGCGGACGAACCCGTCTGGGAAATTTTCATGGTGCATCACGGCGGCCTCGTTTTTTACGGCGGCCTGATTGGAGCTTCGCTCGCATGCATCCTTTACGTTCGCTTCCGGAAATTGCCCCTTTGGAAAATGGCCGATGCCCTCGCGCCAAGCATCGCCTTGGGCTACATCTTCGGGCGGATCGGATGTTTCCTGAATGGCTGCTGTTACGGCAAAGTCTGCACACTTCCCTGGGCGGCGCGTTACCCTGCCGGCCACGAGACTCATCCGCTGAACGGAGTTGCCGCCGCCGTTCATCCATCGCAACTGTATGATTCACTGCTGAGCCTTGGATTGTATCTCGGCCTCGCGTGGTTGTATCGGCGCAAACGGTTCGACGGGCAGGTCTTCGCGGCATACCTGATCGGCTACTCCATCACGCGGTCGATTGTGGAGGCCTTCCGCGGCGATTACACGGAGGCGCATCTTTACGGGCCATTAACGCCCGCGCATCTGATCAGCATTGGTATCCTGCTGGCGGGAATAGCCCTTTTCGTGGTCTTGCGCCGGCCCGCGATTCCCAAATCCAGTTGA